TTGAACGCGCCCGCCGGTTTCGAGACATCGCGCGACAGCAGCAGATAGCGCACCCCGTCCGGCGTTTCGGCCAGCTGGCGCAGGAAACGGCCCGGTTGCTCGAACGCCTGATGCACGTTCCACAGCGGGCAGGCGCCGCCGAAACGCGCGAATTGCAGCCTTGTGGCCGAGTGGCGCTTGGTGATGGTTCCGGCCTGATCGACGCGTACGAAGAAGAACGGCACCCCCTTGGCCGCCGTCCGTTGCAGGGTGGACAGCCGGTGGGCCACCTGTTCCAGCGAGGCGTCGAACAGATGCGCCAGCCGTTCCAGATCGTGCCGTTCGGCCTGCGCGGCGTTCAGAAAGGCGCGATAGGGCATCAGCGCCGCCCCCGCGAAATAGTTGGCCATGCCGATGCGGGCGATGTCGCGGGCCGCCTGACTGCGGAAGCGCGCCAGATCCAACGTCGCCTCCAGCAGGTCGCGCTGGCGCTCCAGCGCCACCAGATGCAGCAGTTGAAAGACGCGGGTCGGCGCCTCGGCCGTGGCGTTCATGGTGATGTGGTTGCCCTGCCGGCGAAAGACCGCGCCCGATGGCATATCCGCCAGCGACACCCGGATTCCCATTCCGTCCAGCGCCGCCACCGCCGTCTGCCACGGATCGGCGCGCTGACCGCCGGGGCAGGCAAACCGTTCGGCCGCGCGATCCACCGCGTCGATATAGTTGTCGCAGTAATGGAAGAAGTCGCGCACCTCTTCCCACGGTGTGGTCATGGCGTTTTCGCCTGCCGTGCCGATCGCCTCATCCAGCGCGGCCAGCCGTTCCTGCCCCAGCCGATGCGCACGATAGAGGTCCAGAAAGGCCCGCGCCAGCACCGGCGCATTGGTCGCCGCCAGCCGCAGATCGGCCAGGGGTGGCACGGTGTCGAACAGCGGGTCGGCCAGCGCCTCCTGCATGTCGATGACCATGCGGTCAGCATCGCCCGCCGCCAGCACCGACAGATCGATGCCGAATTCCTGCGCCAGCCGCAGCAGCACCCCGGCCGAGATCGGGCGGTGGTTGTTCTCCATCTGCGACAGATAGGGCAGCGACACCCCCAGCCGGTCCGCGAATTGCCGCTGGCTGAGGCCCGCGCGCGCCCGCGTTTCCCGCAGCGACGCCCCGGCATAGATCTTCTGAGTCGCCATCACCGCCTCCCGCATTTGCAAAGGCGTGTCTATCCTTTGCAAAGCGGGTGGGGCAAGCAGGGTCGTGGTCAGGTTGTCCATGAGGCCAGCATGACATCATGGCGTTAAGATATGGTTGCCGTCAGCCGCTTCTGCGCAGCGCGGCCTCTCGGCGCATGACCCACAGGATCGAGGCGACCGAGCCCGTCGCCGACAGGGCCATGATGATCAGCAGCGGCGTGGCGCCCGCGCCCGGTTTCAGCATCGCACCCGCCAGTGCCGCCATTGCCGCGCCGCCCGCGATGGTCAGCGCGCCGCCCAGACCGCTGGCGGTTCCGGCCAGTTGCGGGCGCACGCTCATCATGCCGGCATTGGCACTGGGCAGCACCATGCCATTGCCGATCCCCATGACCGCAATAGAGCCGAAGAAGATGAACGGATTGACGATATCGGCCAGATCCGCCAGCAGCGCCGCCGACAGGGCGACGACGCAAAGGGTTGCGCCCATCAGGATCATCCGGTTCATGCCCAGCTGCGCCGCCTTGCGCCCCGATATCGCATTGCCCAGCAGATAGCCGATCGAGGGCAGGGCAAAATAATAGCCGACCTGCGCCGGGGACAGGTGAAACACATATTCGCCCACGAAAGGCGCGCCGCCCAGATAGGCGAAGAACGATCCCGAGGCCAGCGTCGCCGCCCCGCAATAGCCCCAGAACCGGACCGAGCGCGCCAGCACCGGATAGTTCTGCATCTGCACGCGCAGGGAAATGCCGCCGTCGCGCACCGTCTCGCCCATGTCGCGCCATGCGACCACGGCAACGATCACGCCCAGCACGCCCATCATGGCGAAATTCGCCCGCCAGCCGAAGGCCTCGTCCAGAATGCCGCCCACCACCGGGGCCAGCATCGGGATCACCGACATGCCCATGGTGACATAGCCCAGCATCGAGGCCGCCCGATCGCCGTCGTAAAGGTCGCGGATCACCGCGCGCGGCACCAGCATGCAGGTGCCGATGGCGGCCTGCACCATGCGGAAGATCAGGAATGTGGTCGCGTCTTGCGCCAGCAGCGTGCCCACGGTGGCCAGCAGAAAGATCGCCAGCCCCGCCAGCACCACCGGCCGCCGCCCCAGCCGGTCGCTGATCGGCCCGGCCAGCAATTGCAGCACCGCCGTCGCCCCGATATAGGCCGAGACCGACAGCTGCATCACCGCGTAATCGACGCCGAAATCGCGCGCCATGCCCGGCAGGGACGGCAGGAACACGTTCATCGACAGCGCCGCGATTCCGGTCAGCGCGACCAGCGTCAGCAGATGGGGCGCGGATCTGCGGGAAGGGATTTCAGGTGACGTCATGGAATATGAACCAGGCCCCCGGACAGATCAGCCCAAGGCCCACGCCATGCCGCCACGGTCCTGACGACGTCCGACGTGTTGGGCAGGCCGATGGCGACGACCGGAACAGGCAGGGACACGTCGTCAGTCCCACTGGCTCTGTCGGTCGCGGGCAAGGTTGCCAAAGCGGGTGAACTGGCCTTCGAAGGACAGCTCGACCGTGCCGATGGGGCCGTGGCGCTGCTTGCCAAGGATCACTTCGGCCTTGCCGTGGCATGTCTCCATCACCTGCTGCCATTTCGCCATCGCGTCCAGATCGCTGTCCGAGGGCTTTTCGCGTTCGCGGTAATATTCCTCGCGGAAGACGAACATGACGATATCGGCGTCCTGCTCGATCGAGCCGGATTCGCGCAGGTCGGACAGTTGCGGGCGCTTGTCCTCGCGGTTCTCGACCTGACGCGACAGCTGCGACAGCGCGATGACGGGGATGTTCAGCTCCTTGGCGACGGCTTTCAGCCCTTGTGTGATCTCGGACACCTCGTTGACGCGGTTGTCGCGGGCGGATGCGGCCTTCAGCAGTTGCAGATAGTCCACCATCAGCACATCCAGCCCATGCGTCCGCTTCAGCTTGCGCGCGCGGGCGGCCAGCTGGTTGATCGGCAGGGCGGGCGTGTCGTCGATATAAAGCGGGCAGTTCTGCAACGCATGGGCGGCCTCGACAAAGCGGCGGAACTCGGCCTCGTCCATATTGCCGCTGCGGATGCGCTCGCTTGGCACTTCGGCGGCCTCGGACAGGATGCGGGCGGCCAGCTGTTCGGCCGACATCTCAAGGCTGAAAAAGCCGACGACGCCGCCCTCGATGGTGCCGACAGAGCCGTCGGGACGTTCGCCGGCCTTGTGCGTCTTGGCGATGTTGAAGGCGATGTTCGTCGCCAACGAGGTTTTCCCCATCGAGGGGCGACCGGCCAGAATGATCAGGTCGGATTTGTTCAGCCCACCCATCTTGCCGTCCAGATCGACCAGCCCGGTCGAGATCCCCGACAGCTTGCCGTCGCGCTGATAGGCGGCATTCGCGGTCTCGACCGCGCCGGTGACGGCCTTGAGGAAGGACTGGAAGCCGCGCTCGGCCACCCCCTGCTCGCCCAGCTTGTACAGTGTCTGTTCGGCGGTCTTGATCTGTTCTTCGGCG
The Paracoccus alcaliphilus DNA segment above includes these coding regions:
- a CDS encoding helix-turn-helix domain-containing protein, with translation MATQKIYAGASLRETRARAGLSQRQFADRLGVSLPYLSQMENNHRPISAGVLLRLAQEFGIDLSVLAAGDADRMVIDMQEALADPLFDTVPPLADLRLAATNAPVLARAFLDLYRAHRLGQERLAALDEAIGTAGENAMTTPWEEVRDFFHYCDNYIDAVDRAAERFACPGGQRADPWQTAVAALDGMGIRVSLADMPSGAVFRRQGNHITMNATAEAPTRVFQLLHLVALERQRDLLEATLDLARFRSQAARDIARIGMANYFAGAALMPYRAFLNAAQAERHDLERLAHLFDASLEQVAHRLSTLQRTAAKGVPFFFVRVDQAGTITKRHSATRLQFARFGGACPLWNVHQAFEQPGRFLRQLAETPDGVRYLLLSRDVSKPAGAFNAPIRRFAIGLGCEVIHAEGMVYADGLDLSKPRIFEPIGISCRICPRPDCHQRSVPPIDRPVRIPSDRNGPLPYEIA
- a CDS encoding multidrug effflux MFS transporter, with translation MTSPEIPSRRSAPHLLTLVALTGIAALSMNVFLPSLPGMARDFGVDYAVMQLSVSAYIGATAVLQLLAGPISDRLGRRPVVLAGLAIFLLATVGTLLAQDATTFLIFRMVQAAIGTCMLVPRAVIRDLYDGDRAASMLGYVTMGMSVIPMLAPVVGGILDEAFGWRANFAMMGVLGVIVAVVAWRDMGETVRDGGISLRVQMQNYPVLARSVRFWGYCGAATLASGSFFAYLGGAPFVGEYVFHLSPAQVGYYFALPSIGYLLGNAISGRKAAQLGMNRMILMGATLCVVALSAALLADLADIVNPFIFFGSIAVMGIGNGMVLPSANAGMMSVRPQLAGTASGLGGALTIAGGAAMAALAGAMLKPGAGATPLLIIMALSATGSVASILWVMRREAALRRSG
- a CDS encoding replicative DNA helicase, with product MSGLRAIIPGQDGTAEDKQAVPYSIEAEQQLLGALLTNNDVFDRVSQIIKGDHFYHPVHARIFDICAERIRKNALASPVTIKAFMEHDEGLKELGGAPYLARLAGAAISAYAARDYAQMIREFALRRELIALGQDIASRAATVEVGDDAEEQIKTAEQTLYKLGEQGVAERGFQSFLKAVTGAVETANAAYQRDGKLSGISTGLVDLDGKMGGLNKSDLIILAGRPSMGKTSLATNIAFNIAKTHKAGERPDGSVGTIEGGVVGFFSLEMSAEQLAARILSEAAEVPSERIRSGNMDEAEFRRFVEAAHALQNCPLYIDDTPALPINQLAARARKLKRTHGLDVLMVDYLQLLKAASARDNRVNEVSEITQGLKAVAKELNIPVIALSQLSRQVENREDKRPQLSDLRESGSIEQDADIVMFVFREEYYREREKPSDSDLDAMAKWQQVMETCHGKAEVILGKQRHGPIGTVELSFEGQFTRFGNLARDRQSQWD